From the genome of Papaver somniferum cultivar HN1 chromosome 2, ASM357369v1, whole genome shotgun sequence, one region includes:
- the LOC113354155 gene encoding 1-aminocyclopropane-1-carboxylate synthase 7-like: protein MGLAENQVSFDLLEDYLEKHSESPATAPKNGISKFRENAFFQDYHGLLTFRKAMASFMESIREGRVKFDPERVVLTAGATAANELITFVLADPGDALLIPTPYYPGFDRDLRWRTGVEIVPVHCDSSNDFQVTPKAMEEAFNTAISMNIKVRGLLLTNPSNPLGTSMQRSVLEEILSFAAQKNIHLVVDEIYSGTVFSSSEFISISEVLETRNYKDAERVHIVYSLSKDLGIPGFRIGTIYSYNDHVVTTARRMSSFSLISSHTQHLFASMLLDTEFTKIYIQTNRERLRKRHEMITQGLKKAGIDCLKGNAGLFVWMNLSPFLGDNPTIEGEIELWESFVHEVKLNISPGSSCHCSEPGWFRVCFANMTEKTLDIALDRIYAFMEKRGKVE from the exons ATGGGTTTAGCAGAAAATCAA GTTTCATTTGATTTACTAGAAGATTACTTGGAAAAACATTCTGAATCACCTGCTACCGCACCGAAAAATGGGATCTCTAAGTTTAGGGAAAATGCTTTTTTTCAAGATTACCATGGGCTTTTAACTTTTCGAAAAGCAATGGCAAGTTTCATGGAAAGCATTCGAGAAGGGAGAGTGAAATTCGATCCCGAACGGGTTGTTCTTACAGCAGGTGCAACCGCAGCTAATGAATTAATCACATTCGTATTGGCTGATCCTGGTGATGCTTTGCTTATTCCAACTCCATACTATCCAGG ATTCGATAGAGATCTAAGGTGGAGAACCGGTGTGGAAATTGTGCCTGTTCATTGTGATAGTTCAAACGATTTCCAAGTAACTCCTAAAGCTATGGAAGAAGCTTTTAACACTGCAATTTCTATGAACATTAAGGTTAGAGGATTGCTATTGACAAACCCTTCAAACCCATTAGGCACATCAATGCAGCGATCTGTTCTCGAAGAAATTCTCAGCTTTGCTGCACAAAAGAACATTCATCTCGTCGTGGATGAAATCTATTCAGGTAcagttttttcttcatccgaaTTCATAAGCATTTCAGAAGTTCTTGAAACTCGAAACTATAAGGATGCTGAAAGAGTCCATATAGTTTATAGTTTATCCAAAGATCTTGGCATACCCGGTTTTAGAATTGGAACGATTTATTCGTACAACGATCATGTCGTGACAACTGCACGAAGAATGTCAAGTTTTAGTTTAATATCATCACATACACAACACTTATTTGCTTCAATGTTGTTAGATACTGAGTTTACAAAGATATACATACAAACTAATAGAGAAAGATTAAGAAAGAGACATGAAATGATAACCCAGGGGTTAAAGAAAGCTGGGATAGATTGCTTGAAAGGAAATGCTGGATTATTTGTTTGGATGAATTTAAGCCCATTTTTGGGGGATAATCCTACAATAGAAGGAGAAATTGAATTATGGGAATCATTTGTGCATGAAGTGAAACTTAATATTTCTCCTGGATCTTCTTGTCACTGTTCTGAACCTGGTtggtttagggtttgttttgctAATATGACTGAAAAAACATTGGATATTGCACTCGATAGAATTTATGCATTTATGGAGAAAAGAGGAAAAGTAGAATGA